The Papaver somniferum cultivar HN1 chromosome 6, ASM357369v1, whole genome shotgun sequence genome segment GGGGGAAATTATTTGGGACTTTGATAAATTGACTATGCAGTTTAGTATTAATGACACGGCCATTATTTTAACTGGTAACCAATCATCAGCTATAATGATTATGGACGTATCACCCATGCAACGTTTATTATCTACAGAAAGTTATGCAATTCTGTTGGAACTAGTTGCATTAAATTATTATGCCGCCAAATAATCATTGTCGCCTAGAATTCAGCAACTGCTTTCAAATTTCAGTGATATTTTTTCTACTCCAACAACATTGCCTGCAGAAATATTACAAGATAATAAAATTTCCTTATTGCCTGAAGCTGGACCTGTGAATGTACGCCCTTATAGATACCCACATTTTGAAAAAGATGAAATTGAGAAGATCGTGGGTGAGCTGCAACAAGATGGGTTCATAAGGCCTAGTTCTAGCCCTTTTTCTTCACCTATTCTTTTGGTTCGAAAGAAGGATGGCTCATGGCGTATGTGTATTGACTACCGTGCTCTTAACAAGATAACCATAAAAGATCGTTACCCAATTCTGGTAGTGGATGAATTGTTGGATGAATTACATGGTAAGAAAGTCTTTACCAAGATTTACGCTATGGTTATCACCAGATTCGTGTACATGAAGCTGACATTCCAAAGATAACTTTCCGTACTCATGATGACCACTACGAATTTTTGGTCATGCCCTTTGGATTATCAAATGCTCCAGCAACATTCCAAGGTTTAATGAATCATATATTCGGGCCTTACTTACGCAAGTTTGTACTGGTTTTCTTCGATGATATTCTAATGTACAGTGAGACTATTGATGATCATCTCAAGCATCTGgaattggtttttgatttactaCGGACTCATAAACTGTTCGTTAAAGAATCTAAATGTACTTTTGCACAATAATCTGTCGGTTACCTTGGTCATTTGATTTCATCCGATGGAGTTTCTGTGGAGCTAGAAAAGATACAAAGCATTCTTTCATGGAAGATCCCTTCTTCAATTAAAGAACTTCGAGGTTTTTTGGGCATAGCCGGCTATTATAGAAAATTTGTGAAAGATTTTGGAAAAATTAGTGCTCCTTTAACCCAGCTACTAAAGAAGGATGCATTTACTTGGACAGAAGAAGCCATTGTTGCTTTCAAATCACTACAACATGCTCTAACTACTCCTCATGTTCTTATACTACCTGATTTTTCAAAAGAGTTCTATTTAGAGTGTGATGCTTCTGGTGGTGGTATTGGTGCTGTATTAATGCAATCTGCAAGACCTGTAGCTTTTCACAGTAATCCCTTATCTGGTAAGAATTTCAACTTATCTATTTGTGACAAAGAAATGCTTGCCATTGTCTCTGCAGTAAACAAATGGAGACCCTATTTGCTTGGTCGACATTTCAAGATTTATACAGATCATAGAAGTTTGAAGTATTTTTTGAAGCAACTTCTTTCTTCGATTGAGCAGCAGAAGTGGGTTTCCAAATTATTGGGTTATGATTATGAAATCATTTATCGCAGTGGATCATCAAACAAGGCTGCAGATGATTTGTATCGACTTGTTAACCCTCAATTATTGGCATTAAGTACACCAATTTTTACTGGTGTTCATGACATCATTGCAGAATGTCTTAATGATCTGAATCTGCGTGCATTAATTGATCAGTTGCAGCTAGACCCTAATAGTAAACGTCATTATTCATACGTCAATGGAGTGTTGCGTTATAAGGGAAGAATAgtggttgtttcttcttcttcagaatgGTGTCAAAAACTTCTTCATGATTTTCACTCTACTCCATTGAGTGGACATTCTAGTTATTTGTGAACTTTTAAAAGATTACAGAAAAGTTTTCACTGGTCTGGTATGAAGAATTACATTAAAGAATTTATTCAACAATGTGAAGTTTGTCAACGCAATAAAACCGAAGTTGTGGCTCCTCCTGGTCTATTGAGTCCACTACCAATTTCTTCAGATATTTGGATTGACATTTCTATGGATTTCATCGACGGATTTTCACTTTCTAATCGTAAGAGTTCAATCTTTGTAATTGTTGATCGTTTGACAAAATATGCACACTTTGTTGCCTTGTCTCATCCCTTTTCTGCTAGTACGATAACTGACTTATTTGTTAAAGAGGTAGTACGCCTTCATGGAATGCCAAAGACCATCACAAGTGATAGAGATCCTGTATTCATGAGCAATTTTTGGGACGCCTATTTTGCAATGCAAGAAACACAACTATGCAAGAGCTCAGCTTATCATCCACAGAGTGATGGTCAAACAGAAGTCACGAATCGTACACTCGAATGTTATCTTCGATGCTTTGCAGAAATgaaaccaaaagattggtttaaaTGGTTAGCATGGGccgaatggtggtataacactaGCTACCACTCTGCCATTAAGATGACACCATATGAAGCTCTTTAAAGCCGTCGTCCACCAATAATTTTAGCTTATTTGCCTGGATCCACCCCTGTGAATGATGTGGATTTAAACTTACGTGCCAGAGATCACACACTCAAGATGCTTAAGTCTAATTTATATGATGCGCAGGATCGAATGAAGAAATACACTGATTCTCATAGAACTGAACGCCAGTTTTCAGTTAATGATTTTGTTTATCTCCGTCTCCGACCTTACAGGCAGATAACAATTGCTAATCAGTCTTTTTCGAATCTATCACCTCATTTCATGGTCCCTTTAAATTTCTTGAGAGAATTGGAACTGTGGCATATAAACTGGACTTGCCTAGCACTAGTAGAATACATCCAGTCTTTCATGTATCACAGTTAGAACTGAAGTTAGGTCCTACTACGGCTGTTGAAGCCACATTTCCTGccattattgattatgataaatGGGAGCCAGAAGAAATCTTGGACAAGCAGATGTATAAGAAGGGAAACAGAGATGCTACAAAGTGGTTGATCAAATGGAAGGGTCACTCTAAAGATGATGCAACTTGGGAATATGCTTATGATCTTATTGCGCGCTTTCCACAATTAGAGGCTTGAGGACAAGCCTTGTTTTAGGAAGGGTGGGATGTTGCGATGCCAACTCCTACTTCTTTTATTAAAATTATCTTATTTGCTTAGTATTTGTTTTCCTTACGTATTTAGCATTCAGTTTCCTAGTTTTACAAGTTTCTTTAGTTAATTGCTTGATTATCAAGTTATTTCAGCTATATACAGCTCAGGACTGAACTTGTAAGCAGTCAGTTATCAATATTAAGAAGTTATTCAGTTTGTTCTACAAAGCAGAGGATGCTCGCCCCAGAACAAAAGGTTTTATCCCCTGTTTTCAAGTTCTTTTGCAGTTTATATTCAGTGTAAAGGTTTAGAACCCTAACATAGTTTAAGTCAAACTTTGATGCTTCtcgaataaataaatttaaatgtagGATATGGTATAGTATTTCTTAATGATATAGGTGAAGCTATGAAAACTCGTTGCAGACAACCTTGAAGAGAGAAGCTTCAACTCTTATAGAAGCAGCAGGATATAAACCCTCATGATTTTTAGATTTAAGGAGATTGTCGAAGATTATAAATTTTGCAAAGGGGGAAGAATCAAGCCACTACGAACGAAGCTTTGAAGATCCTGGAAACTTGTGTTTATTTTTGAACTCTATTGTTGGGGCTTAGAAAGTCAAGCTTTTTGGGGCATTCTAGGGTCACCACATATCAATTGGGACACCCCTCatcatatatttatataaagactaATATGACCCCAtatgattttagataataaaCTTGATTAACATTATTAATCATGATTATCAAATTAATTAAGACTAATTCATCTCTTTAAGTTATATgcaatcaaaacaaacaaaaatcagagggaagcgaagaagaggaaaaaaaattggggattttttttggaaatgagtGATTTAAGCAAGacttttgatgaagatgatgagcataatttcatcatgatgaggatgatgatcataaagaaaacccaaaactattTTTTTCTCCTACTCTTTCTCATTCAAATATCATGATcatcatagaaagaaaaaaaataagaaaacccaccatttatttttgttttaaatgactaaaaaaatccaattcgatgaattttgggtaataagaaaatagtttctgaagatgtttacgactgggagttcttagattcccaaCCGTGAATCAATATTACGGTTGGGATAGTTTGTCGACCCAACCGAAAGTCCATATTTCGTCTTGGTTTTCCCAACCGAAagatttttcgatttttttttgttttcataacCTAGCCGAAAGTGCGGTTACGGCTAGAATAATTTGTCGACCCAGCCGTAGAAACGAAAAACGGTTGGGAAATGATGGTGTCCCAAGCCGTATTCTTTATTTACGGCGGGGAAATAAAGAATTCCTAGCCGAaatcatttttatgattttttgtttttgtttttaggacCAGTTAAGGCTGGGTTTTCTCAGCCGTAATTGATTCTGGAAAccccaaaaaatcagaaaactaatTTCGGTTGGGATAACTAATCCGTAAAATGTAGTttcggctgggagttcttagattcccagccgaaaacaccttcagaattattattttttatccgAAATTCAGGGAATCATATTTTTTAAccatttaaaagaaaaaataaattatgGTTTTTCTTAGTTTgttctttttatgatgatcaccatCTTTATATCTATGAATTTATTATaatagttttgggttttctttatgatcatcGCTCTCATCGTGATGAaactatgatcatcatcttttatcacaatttatgaatgagaagagaaggatggggagaaaatattagatttagtttgttttttaatgatattcatcatgatgaaatcatgatcatcatgatTTGTAAATGAGAGgatttaggatttttattttttttattgaatagtGAAATTTAGGTAGGGGTGTTTTTGACTTTTGATATATCTTGAGTCCCCctaaccattttttacctcccCAAAGCATTTAAGCCTCAAAATGGTCAAAAGACCAAGACTTtctaagccccaataataggattcttattTTTTCGGGGTGTTGCATAGTCATAGAAATAATAATCAGGTAATACACTGCCAAAGGAGGCCAGGAAACAAAACTCTCAAACAACAATGGATTGCCATGCCAAAATACCTATTTTTTCTGCACTTGATTTAGATTTTCTCTCCAATGTCAGTTATGTTACAATAACTGAGGAACAGAATCTGTGAGGGATTCCCATATTTCAAGTCTTTCAACTGAAATAAGGGCAACCAACAGAACTGAAAACCTCCTGTAATCTTTTTGGTTTGTAAGAAGTTGaactttcaaaaaagaaaaaaaaaactcgtagCCTAACAAAATTTCAGAAGTGGAAGTGAATATTCAAAACTCCATAGTTAAAAGTCAAAGACCTAATCCTGCAAAGTGCTTCTTCATTGCCTGATCCTTCCTGTGATGATTGTGCCTGccccctcctcttcttcctcctctaccTCTACCACTGTTGGGGGTTTCTGCATTTCCATTTTCCCCTGAATCCTCAAATTCGGAGTCCTGCTGTTGTTGATTGTGATTGGAACcgcctcctcttcctcttcccccTCCCCTACTCCCACTTGAGTTTTCTGAATTTCCACTTCCTTCGGGACCGCTTGCTCTAGAACCCTGTTGGTGCTGATTGTGATTAGCACCTCCTCCTCTCCCCTTACCGGAATTTTCTGAATTTCCACTTTCTTCTGGACCGCTTACTCTAGAATCCTGTTGATGCTGATAGtgactaccaccaccacctcttccTCTTGCTTCGGAATTATTTACTCTAGAACCCTGTTGATGTTGATAGTGATTAGCACCACCTCCTCTTCCGCCCCTCCCCCTACTGATGTTTTCTGGATTTCCACTTTCTCTTGTATCCCCACCTCTAGAGTCTTGTTGATGGGGATTAGCACCACCTCCTCTTTTTCCCCTGCCCCACGTATTTGGTGGATTTCTACCTTCGTCCGACTGTTTCTGCTGGTGGTAATTTAACTCGTTCATCACTTTTACTGCCCCAACTGGAAGGTTGCCACCACGTCCGAGCCCATAAATCGTTTCTTTCTGGGTTTGATTTAGTAATGCAGCTTCCTGAGAATTTGCCACTGCAACTGAACCTGAAACTTTGTAGCTGTAGTTCTTCCCATCTTTAACATAGAATTGTGGGGTCTTCTTGGTATTCCATTTTGCACCACCACCGGACTTACTTTGGCCAGGTCTTTCGACGTCTCCTCCCAAAGATTTTTCTGGGATGGATGAGCTAATTCTATCTCTCAAAGTCTCCGCCTCTTCAAATCCAGGTTCCACAAAACTCAAACCCAAATCATCAAAAGAGTCATCGTACTCATCTTCATATTCGTATTGTGAAGCAAGAATTGCAGCCTTAGCAGTGTCTTCGTCAACTCTCAAATCCAGGGGTTTGGAGTTTATGGAATCAACCCTGGACTTTCTGGTGAATCGCCCAAATGAAGATAAAGATACTTCAGGGCGCTGTTCCTGCACTTGACTGACAACATTTGTAGAGGTTTTGCTAGTATGTTCTATAAGAATTCCTTTCCCTTTGTCATTCCTGCTCTTAGATAGAGAAGACTTGGGGGTTGGCATTGTCTCCAATGAAATATCCAGGGATTGTAGATCTTCATGAAGAGTTCCTTCTAATATTCTCTGAATCACCTCTTCTGGATCATGGTTATAGACTTCAAGACAGGCAGCAAGAAAGCCTTTGCCATAATCAGGGAAAAGGTCTTTTACTTGACTGATCTTGGACTCTGTAACTGCAGCATCGTCATCCATCTGCATGCTTTTACCCGTAGTAATTGGCACAGACTCCCTATTATTCATAGTCTGGGGTGGAAAATTAGGCGCCGCGATAAGAGATATATACTGAAACTGTTCTTCATCAATGAAAATCCATCCTGCATGCCATATTTTTCAACAACAGATACTTCGCATTAACAAAATCATTCACGGTAAAGGATAATGATACTAGTGATGCAGTTTGATCCATGGAAAACTAAGCACATACATAATATAAGTTTTAACATGCATGatttttttcttattgattgaaacATGCATAAACTTTTACTTCGAGAAGCTTTTTACCTAGAGATCGGAGATCGTTGAGTCTGCTTAGTATCTTGTAATACTTCTCAACATTCTGAAGAAATGTCCCACTGTTCTTGTTCTCCCAGAAATGGTGCGAAACTTCTTCATTAAGTTCTTTGAATGTTTGAACCAATATGTCCCCTCTGATTCCAGGATCATCAACTTTAGCAGGAAACATCTTTGTGAGATGCGGAAGAGGAAGGCTCCCTTCAAACAATTCATCACTCAAGTAACAGGACTCCAGTAGTTTCCAACCCAAACTAATGAGTCTGACCGACAGCATCTTCAAACCAATGGCAAGATTTGGAAGTTTGTCACTGATTGAGTCTTGAGTCTCCTTCGTTCCAGATGAAAAAATATGTCTAAGGCCTTTTTGTAAAGATGGTAACAACGAATCATGCAATCTTGCCAGGGTACTGAGCAGTTCCCCATTTCCATCACTAAAAAAGCCCAGGAACACAACATTAACATCTGAAAGTAAATCAAAATGCACTTTGCCTGATACTTGGGAGGAAAGAAACTCATATAATGATGGAAACTGTTACCCTTTAAATGTACCGCATTTTCAAGAGGTATTCTTAGAGGATACTTTCCGTTCAGTGTTTATAATCCTATAGATATGCATAAATTTCAAAAAACATCAGCCTGTATACATTACCTCGCTTCAGCGAGACAAGAGAAGTACAACGCTGCAGGTTTGTATGCGTTAACAAAAGCATCAAGTGATACGACTGCATCATTTAGGAGGTCCATTACCTATAAAAGGAGGGAAAATATAAACTCTTCCAGAATTGTTGGAAATAACTGTATGAACCCTGTCACTATCTGAAAAGAGGGATTACTTGCCTCTGATAAATCTGAAATGAGACGACAGTCGATATCTTCAGCACCTCCAGACTGTCCACAGGACAATCGAGCCTGTTCACAGCTAATTATGGAACCCATGAAAAACTTTTCCTTGAATATATATTTTCACCTACGAACCTTCTGTTGAAATGCTTACATGGGGGGTCTTTTTGTTAGATAAATACCTCTAGTGATGAGTTGCAGCGCTGATGCGTAGTGTATGTAATGTGTAGGAAGCGAGAGACAACTGATGTTAGATTTTCATGAAGACTTGGCTGAGCTTTCATAGCATTCATAACCTGAATATTAAAAATTGTTAAAAGAGGTGGGAGGTGAGAAAGGAAGCATGTGGAAAGTATTCTGAGACATCATCCATCCTACAAAATTTTAACTGAACCACGAGCAATAAACCAAAAGGCTTACCAATAAATTGGTCAGCTCCTCATTTTCATGTCCATATATGGCACAGATATCTATTAACTTTGGCACTTCAAGCAGTTTTTTTTCCTGCAGAAGGGCTACATCTAGAAGTATAAGAAACATGTACCAAAGAAATGTCTGCTACTAAACGACACATCTACCATAGTTTAACCAGTACTTCAGACAGCTAGTGTAAAAGCAGGTCACCTTTCGTCATATTTATCAGATCTAgttttctcaatttattttaaaaCGCTATTCTACATGGTTGCTAACACTTGGCCTCATTATTTTGGGCAACTAAGCTTAGGGTGAACTTCAAAACAGAAATATACTTCAAAACAATACCTTTGTTAGACAAAAGAATAAGAGTTGTTGACTACATTGCTATGCTTATGGAAGTATCAATGTTTTAGATCCCTTGACCATTAGTCAATATAGAAAAATAACGATTTTAAACATGGTTACAACTTTCTGGATTTACATGATTGCTACACTAGAAATTATATGCCACAAATAAGAAAGAAGGAGATAGAAGGACACCTCCATGCTCTTTCGGGCTCAGGCTATTAGAGGAAACTGCTCCAGGGTCCTTGTTGGAAGATCTGCCCGGAACAAAGTTTGTCAATGGAACTCAGATTCTAACAGCAACCTTACATGAGTAACTACGATTGAGATCAACTCTGTAACCATCAAGATAAGTTGAATAGAAAACTCACATGCGGTACAAAACCATGAAAACACGACGGCTTAACTCAAACTCCCCAACAATGACTCCAGCCACTATTCCCTTGGCTCCATGATGCTGAAAGTCATACCATCTATTCCTAAACTTTAAAAAGCTGTCCAGAAATTCATGCAACGAAGTATCGCTGGCAACTGAATAAAGTGATAAAACAACTAAGTAAATATACAGATACAAAAATGAAACAGTTAAACAAATGATACGAGTAGATGAGCAGTTCAATTCAGATATTTCTAGTTTATCCTAACCATGTAACCATGTAGTATATCTGTATTCACTATTTTAACCCCTGAGCTAAGAGTTACATCCATTTACACTTGAGTTAGTTGAACAAGTGTGTCATTTGGACTAATTTATTTCAAGACACGGAAGACTAACCTATTTCCAAAGTGGTGCCAAAGTAGAAAATCTCTACCCTTATCAGTGAGGCATCTAATTAGTCATTTCCACCATACACCTTTTAAAGATATCTCTCAATCTCCATTACTTACACATGCTAGTCCTCACCCTTTTCTACATTTCAATCTAACATCACATCAAAACACCCCAGCTGACTGACTATGTAAGACAATGCTCTTTTCGTCATTTACATCAAGATCAAAACTAACACTATCCTCATGTATTCACTAATTCAAACATATATCTTACATGCAAATGGCGTAAGCAGACCCTACCTATTTCATGCATTC includes the following:
- the LOC113288581 gene encoding activating signal cointegrator 1 complex subunit 2-like; this encodes MSSRPSRGGFNNKSQQKYAPKIQNSNSGSSSSNPPPLTTSLRQIHTSTSSSSSSASTSNSRVKIGDNGKDWVAKQSATATGGNYVLYLPQDEAVASGLGAEHGASDPVESQRAVDLLNRELSRLLKSNPRDFWKEVASDTSLHEFLDSFLKFRNRWYDFQHHGAKGIVAGVIVGEFELSRRVFMVLYRISSNKDPGAVSSNSLSPKEHGALLQEKKLLEVPKLIDICAIYGHENEELTNLLVMNAMKAQPSLHENLTSVVSRFLHITYTTHQRCNSSLEARLSCGQSGGAEDIDCRLISDLSEVMDLLNDAVVSLDAFVNAYKPAALYFSCLAEASDGNGELLSTLARLHDSLLPSLQKGLRHIFSSGTKETQDSISDKLPNLAIGLKMLSVRLISLGWKLLESCYLSDELFEGSLPLPHLTKMFPAKVDDPGIRGDILVQTFKELNEEVSHHFWENKNSGTFLQNVEKYYKILSRLNDLRSLGWIFIDEEQFQYISLIAAPNFPPQTMNNRESVPITTGKSMQMDDDAAVTESKISQVKDLFPDYGKGFLAACLEVYNHDPEEVIQRILEGTLHEDLQSLDISLETMPTPKSSLSKSRNDKGKGILIEHTSKTSTNVVSQVQEQRPEVSLSSFGRFTRKSRVDSINSKPLDLRVDEDTAKAAILASQYEYEDEYDDSFDDLGLSFVEPGFEEAETLRDRISSSIPEKSLGGDVERPGQSKSGGGAKWNTKKTPQFYVKDGKNYSYKVSGSVAVANSQEAALLNQTQKETIYGLGRGGNLPVGAVKVMNELNYHQQKQSDEGRNPPNTWGRGKRGGGANPHQQDSRGGDTRESGNPENISRGRGGRGGGANHYQHQQGSRVNNSEARGRGGGGSHYQHQQDSRVSGPEESGNSENSGKGRGGGANHNQHQQGSRASGPEGSGNSENSSGSRGGGRGRGGGSNHNQQQQDSEFEDSGENGNAETPNSGRGRGGRRGGGRHNHHRKDQAMKKHFAGLGL